A genomic region of Zea mays cultivar B73 chromosome 6, Zm-B73-REFERENCE-NAM-5.0, whole genome shotgun sequence contains the following coding sequences:
- the LOC103630843 gene encoding expansin-A6 — protein MDTSASSSSSPPPSSFAAAVAALLLLLLLPALSSGGDDWQQWQDAHATFYGDETGAETMQGACGYGDLFQQGYGLETTALSVALFNEGWSCGGCYEVRCQGSAYCASGSAVTVTATNLCPANYSKPSGNWCNPPQRHFDLSKPMFLRLVTDFRVGIVPVRYRRVACGGRRGGVRFEMRGNRWWVAVLVFNVAGAGEVRAVAARRDDDDSGGARQGQYYWADMARSWGQVWTTGDGSWSVGQGLSFRVVAGDGRALVIDGAVPPGWAFGQSFEGKGQF, from the exons ATGGACACTagtgcgtcgtcgtcgtcgtcgccgccgccgtctagctttgcggcggcggtggcggcgctgctgctgctgctgcttcttcCGGCGCTGTCGTCGGGCGGCGACGACTGGCAGCAGTGGCAGGACGCGCACGCCACGTTCTACGGCGACGAAACCGGAGCAGAGACCATGC AGGGCGCGTGCGGCTACGGCGACCTGTTCCAGCAGGGGTACGGGCTGGAGACGACGGCGCTGAGCGTGGCGCTCTTCAACGAGGGCTGGTCCTGCGGCGGCTGCTACGAGGTGCGTTGCCAGGGCAGCGCGTACTGCGCTTCGGGatcggcggtgacggtgacggcgacCAACCtgtgccccgccaactactccaAGCCGAGCGGGAACTGGTGCAACCCGCCGCAGCGGCACTTCGACCTGTCCAAGCCCATGTTCCTGCGCCTGGTCACCGACTTCCGCGTGGGCATCGTGCCCGTGCGGTACCGCCGCGTGGCGTGCGGCGGCCGGCGCGGCGGCGTGCGGTTCGAGATGCGGGGCAACCGGTGGTGGGTGGCCGTGCTGGTGTTCAACGTCGCGGGGGCCGGGGAAGTCAGGGCCGTCGCCGCCCGCCGGGACGACGACGACAGCGGCGGCGCGCGGCAGGGGCAGTACTACTGGGCCGACATGGCCCGCAGCTGGGGCCAGGTGTGGACGACCGGGGACGGCAGCTGGAGCGTCGGCCAGGGCCTGTCGTTCCGCGTCGTCGCCGGCGACGGCCGCGCCCTCGTAATCGATGGCGCCGTCCCTCCCGGCTGGGCCTTCGGCCAGAGCTTCGAGGGCAAGGGCCAGTTCTGA